Below is a window of Escherichia coli DSM 30083 = JCM 1649 = ATCC 11775 DNA.
AACTCTGGTTAACACCGCAACAAAAACTGAGTCGCGAATGGGTTCAGGCATCTGGGCTACCCTTAACGAAAGTAATGCAGATTAGCCAGCTCTCCCCTTGCCACACCGTGGAGTCAATGGTTCGCGCTTTACGCACGGGCAATTACAGCGTGGTGATCGGTTGGTTGGCAGATGATTTGACTGAAGAAGAGCATGCTGAACTTGTTGATGCGGCAAATGAAGGTAACGCTATGGGGTTTATTATGCGTCCGGTAAGCGCATCCTCTCACGCAACGAGACAACTTTCCGGGCTAAAAATTCACTCTAATTTGTATCATTAAGTAAATTTAGGATTAATCCTGGAACTTTTTTTGTCGCCCAGCCAATGCTTTCAGTCGTGACTAATTTTCCTTGCGGAGGCTTGTCTGAAGCGGTTTCCGCGATTTTCTTCTGTAAATTGTCGCTGACAAAAAAGATTAAACGTACCTTATACAAGACTTTTTTTTCATATGCCTGACGGAGTTCACACTTGTAAGTTTTCAACTACGTTGTAGACTTTACATCGCCAGGGGTGCTCGGCATAAGCCGAA
It encodes the following:
- the sulA gene encoding SOS-induced cell division inhibitor SulA, whose protein sequence is MYTAGYAHRDSSFSSTASKIARVSTENTTAGLISEVVYREDQPMMTQLLLLPLLQQLGQQSRWQLWLTPQQKLSREWVQASGLPLTKVMQISQLSPCHTVESMVRALRTGNYSVVIGWLADDLTEEEHAELVDAANEGNAMGFIMRPVSASSHATRQLSGLKIHSNLYH